In a single window of the Streptococcus ilei genome:
- a CDS encoding branched-chain amino acid ABC transporter permease encodes MKQNLKVNLVWLGLLVAGFALIQVLVAAGVLNLFYIQILEQIGINIILAVGLNLIVGFSGQFSLGHAGFMAIGAYSAAILGSKSPTYGAFFGAMVLGALIAGIVALIVGVPTLRLKGDYLAIATLGVSEIIRILIVNGGTLTNGAAGILGLPAFTTWQLVYIFVVITTIFTINFLRSPIGRSTLSVREDEIAAESVGINTTKVKVIAFVFGAITAAIAGSLQAGFIGSVVPKDYSFTNTINVLIIVVFGGLGSMSGTVVAAIVLGILNMVLQDFSSIRMIIYSLALILVMIFRPGGLLGTWEFSLKKLLSKKEAN; translated from the coding sequence ATGAAACAAAATTTAAAAGTGAATTTAGTCTGGCTTGGTCTTTTGGTAGCAGGTTTTGCCTTGATCCAAGTCTTGGTTGCAGCAGGTGTCCTCAACCTCTTCTATATCCAAATTTTGGAACAAATCGGGATTAATATCATTCTTGCGGTTGGTTTGAACCTCATCGTTGGTTTTTCAGGTCAATTCTCGCTCGGACACGCTGGATTTATGGCGATTGGTGCCTATTCTGCAGCTATTCTCGGTTCTAAATCACCAACCTACGGCGCTTTTTTTGGCGCTATGGTTTTAGGAGCCTTGATCGCTGGTATCGTTGCCTTGATCGTTGGGGTACCAACCCTTCGGTTGAAAGGAGATTATCTGGCGATTGCAACACTTGGGGTTTCAGAAATCATCCGGATCTTGATCGTCAATGGTGGTACTCTAACAAATGGTGCCGCGGGGATCCTTGGTTTACCAGCTTTTACAACCTGGCAATTGGTATACATATTTGTTGTCATTACGACTATTTTTACCATCAACTTCTTACGCAGTCCAATTGGGCGTTCTACCCTTTCTGTTCGTGAAGATGAAATCGCCGCAGAATCTGTTGGGATCAATACGACCAAAGTTAAAGTCATTGCCTTTGTATTTGGTGCGATCACAGCGGCGATTGCTGGATCTCTTCAAGCCGGCTTTATCGGTTCTGTTGTTCCGAAAGATTACTCTTTCACCAATACCATTAATGTCTTGATCATTGTCGTTTTCGGTGGTTTGGGATCGATGTCAGGAACAGTTGTGGCAGCCATCGTCTTGGGGATTTTGAACATGGTGCTTCAAGACTTCTCAAGCATCCGTATGATCATTTACTCATTAGCCTTGATTCTCGTAATGATCTTCCGCCCAGGTGGTCTTCTTGGAACATGGGAATTTAGCTTGAAAAAACTACTCTCAAAAAAGGAGGCTAACTAA
- a CDS encoding DUF2129 domain-containing protein, with protein MFEKQARTGLIVKLYYNRDAKKLQGIGDVIYHSKKMRYVQVYVDSPQVLEIVQQLKKERFVKKVQICHIQELDRDFVGSLHRQKDETQGENAII; from the coding sequence ATGTTTGAGAAGCAAGCTAGAACAGGCTTAATTGTAAAATTGTATTATAATCGAGATGCAAAGAAATTACAGGGAATTGGGGATGTGATCTATCATTCCAAAAAAATGCGCTATGTACAGGTCTATGTCGATAGTCCTCAAGTCCTTGAAATCGTGCAGCAATTAAAAAAAGAACGCTTTGTAAAGAAGGTACAAATTTGCCATATTCAAGAATTGGATCGTGATTTTGTGGGAAGTTTGCATCGTCAAAAGGATGAAACACAAGGAGAAAACGCAATCATTTAA
- a CDS encoding ATP-dependent Clp protease proteolytic subunit, which translates to MIPVVIEQTSRGERSYDIYSRLLKDRIIMVTGPVEDQMANSIIAQLLFLDAQDNTKDIYMYINTPGGSVSAGLAIVDTMNFIKSDVQTIVMGMAASMGTVIASSGAKGKRFMLPNAEYMIHQPMGGTGGGTQQTDMAIAAEHLLKTRHRLEKILAENSGQTIKKIHADAERDNWMTAEETLAYGFIDEIMANNNLG; encoded by the coding sequence ATGATTCCAGTAGTTATTGAACAAACCAGTCGTGGCGAACGCTCGTACGACATCTATTCCCGCTTATTAAAAGACCGTATTATCATGGTAACAGGACCGGTAGAAGATCAAATGGCCAATTCGATTATTGCCCAATTGCTCTTCTTGGATGCCCAAGATAATACCAAAGATATCTATATGTATATCAATACGCCAGGAGGCTCTGTCTCTGCAGGGTTGGCTATCGTCGATACCATGAACTTTATCAAATCAGACGTCCAAACTATTGTTATGGGGATGGCTGCTTCAATGGGAACTGTGATTGCATCAAGTGGTGCCAAAGGCAAACGTTTCATGTTGCCAAATGCTGAGTACATGATCCACCAACCAATGGGTGGTACTGGTGGCGGTACCCAACAAACAGATATGGCGATTGCTGCAGAACACTTGTTGAAAACACGTCACAGATTGGAAAAAATCTTGGCAGAGAATTCAGGTCAAACCATCAAGAAAATCCATGCTGATGCAGAACGGGATAATTGGATGACTGCAGAAGAAACCTTAGCTTATGGTTTCATCGATGAAATCATGGCCAACAACAATCTTGGATAA
- a CDS encoding cystathionine gamma-synthase, giving the protein MSHKKNINTILAQAGIKSDPATGALITPLHFSTTYQHPEFGQSTGFDYIRTKNPTRVNAEKTLAAIESAKHALVTSSGMSAIVLAFSIFPVGSKVLAVRDLYGGSFRWFNQKEQEGRFFFTYANSEAELVEGLKEEVDILYIETPTNPLMLEFDIQKLAALAHEKGAKVIVDNTFYSPIYQRPIEEGADIVLHSATKYLAGHNDVLAGVVVTDDEGLYEQLFYNLNTTGAVLSPFDSYQLIRGLKTLALRMERSTENAQKVVEFLKGHPAVKEVLYTGKGGMVSFKVSHQEKIPTILNHLQVFTFAESLGGVESLITYPTTQTHADIPAEVRHSYGLTDDLLRLSIGIEDARDLIEDLEQALAR; this is encoded by the coding sequence ATGAGTCACAAAAAAAACATTAACACCATCCTAGCTCAAGCGGGAATTAAGTCAGATCCAGCAACGGGGGCTTTGATTACTCCGCTTCATTTTTCAACCACTTACCAGCATCCAGAGTTTGGTCAATCTACTGGTTTTGACTATATTCGTACCAAGAATCCGACTCGGGTAAACGCTGAAAAGACCTTGGCAGCCATTGAGAGTGCAAAGCATGCCTTGGTGACGAGCTCAGGTATGTCTGCTATTGTCTTAGCCTTTAGTATTTTTCCTGTTGGCAGTAAGGTCTTGGCAGTACGGGATCTTTATGGGGGCTCTTTCCGCTGGTTCAACCAGAAGGAACAAGAAGGACGCTTTTTCTTTACCTATGCAAATTCAGAAGCAGAATTGGTAGAGGGATTGAAAGAGGAAGTGGATATCCTCTATATTGAAACGCCGACTAACCCGCTCATGCTAGAGTTTGATATCCAGAAACTAGCTGCCTTAGCTCATGAAAAAGGGGCAAAAGTGATTGTAGACAATACCTTCTATAGCCCTATCTACCAACGTCCAATTGAAGAAGGAGCAGATATCGTCCTCCACTCAGCGACCAAGTATCTAGCGGGGCATAATGACGTGTTGGCTGGTGTTGTTGTGACTGATGATGAAGGACTCTATGAGCAACTCTTTTATAATCTCAACACAACAGGAGCTGTTCTCTCTCCTTTTGACAGCTACCAATTGATTCGCGGTTTAAAAACCTTGGCTCTTCGTATGGAGCGCTCCACTGAAAATGCGCAGAAGGTAGTAGAGTTCTTGAAGGGGCATCCAGCTGTTAAGGAAGTCTTGTATACTGGCAAGGGAGGCATGGTTTCCTTTAAAGTAAGCCACCAAGAAAAAATTCCAACCATTCTCAACCACTTGCAGGTCTTTACCTTTGCAGAAAGCTTGGGTGGAGTGGAGAGTTTGATTACCTACCCAACAACACAGACCCACGCAGATATTCCTGCAGAGGTTCGTCATTCCTATGGGTTAACGGATGACTTGCTTCGCCTTTCCATCGGAATTGAAGATGCACGGGATTTGATTGAGGATTTAGAACAAGCATTGGCTAGATAG
- a CDS encoding ABC transporter substrate-binding protein, with protein sequence MKNKFALSFLTIASVALLAACGEVSTSGSNTTGNEIGKELKIGFNFEKTGEVAAYGSAEQKGAQLAVDEINANGGADGKKIVVTDKDNKSETAEAATITTNLVTQSKVNALVGPATSGATAAAVANAGKAGVPLVTPSATQDNLTKGQDYLFRATFIDSFQGQIISKYTTENLKAKKVVLYYDNSSDYAKGIAEAFKKSYKGEIVATETFQSKDTDFQAALTKIKDKDFDAIVLPGYYTETGKIVNQARGMGIKQPIIGGDGFSDAKFVEQATPAAATDIYYVAGFSTEGEMTDKAKKFVEAYKAKYNEEPSMFAALAYDSVYMIAEASKGAKNSVELKDNLAKLKDLEGVTGTMSIDKDHNPVKSALMIGLKDGKVESVESVKP encoded by the coding sequence ATGAAGAATAAATTTGCTCTTTCATTTTTAACAATTGCAAGTGTCGCTCTTCTTGCTGCCTGTGGTGAAGTTTCAACTTCAGGTTCAAACACAACTGGTAACGAAATCGGCAAAGAACTAAAAATCGGTTTTAACTTTGAAAAAACTGGTGAAGTAGCAGCATATGGTAGTGCTGAACAAAAAGGTGCTCAATTGGCCGTTGATGAAATCAATGCTAATGGTGGAGCCGATGGTAAGAAGATTGTTGTCACAGACAAAGATAACAAATCTGAAACAGCTGAAGCAGCTACAATCACTACAAATCTTGTCACTCAATCAAAAGTGAACGCTCTTGTAGGACCTGCAACTTCAGGTGCCACTGCCGCAGCGGTTGCGAATGCTGGTAAAGCAGGTGTTCCATTGGTAACCCCATCTGCAACACAAGATAATTTGACAAAAGGTCAAGATTACCTTTTCCGTGCAACCTTCATCGATAGCTTCCAAGGACAAATCATTTCAAAATACACAACTGAGAACTTGAAAGCGAAGAAAGTTGTTCTTTACTATGATAACTCATCTGACTATGCGAAAGGGATTGCTGAAGCCTTTAAGAAATCTTATAAAGGTGAAATCGTAGCGACAGAAACTTTCCAATCTAAGGATACAGACTTCCAAGCTGCCCTTACAAAAATCAAAGATAAAGACTTCGACGCGATTGTTCTTCCAGGGTACTACACTGAAACTGGTAAAATCGTAAACCAAGCACGTGGTATGGGAATCAAACAACCAATCATCGGTGGTGATGGATTTAGTGATGCGAAATTCGTTGAACAAGCAACACCTGCTGCAGCTACAGATATCTACTACGTAGCTGGATTCTCTACTGAAGGTGAAATGACTGATAAAGCCAAGAAATTCGTAGAAGCTTATAAAGCGAAATACAACGAAGAACCTTCAATGTTTGCGGCTTTGGCATATGATTCAGTTTACATGATTGCAGAAGCATCTAAAGGTGCTAAGAACTCTGTTGAATTGAAAGACAACCTTGCGAAGTTGAAAGACTTGGAAGGTGTTACTGGTACAATGTCTATTGACAAAGACCATAATCCGGTTAAATCTGCACTTATGATTGGCTTAAAAGATGGTAAAGTTGAGTCAGTTGAGTCGGTTAAACCTTAA
- the upp gene encoding uracil phosphoribosyltransferase → MGKLEVIKHPLIQHKLSILRRTDTSTKAFRELVDEIAMLMGYEVLRELPLEDVEIETPITKTVQKQIAGKKLAIVPILRAGIGMVDGLLSLVPAAKVGHIGMYRDEETLKPVEYLVKLPEDIDQRRIFVVDPMLATGGSAILAIDSLKKRGASHIKFVCLVAAPEGVKALQEAHPDVDIFTAALDDHLNDHGYIVPGLGDAGDRLFGTK, encoded by the coding sequence ATGGGAAAACTTGAAGTTATTAAACATCCACTTATTCAGCATAAATTGTCTATTTTGCGTCGGACTGATACCTCTACAAAGGCTTTTCGTGAATTAGTTGATGAAATTGCTATGTTGATGGGCTACGAGGTGTTGCGCGAACTTCCTCTTGAAGATGTAGAAATCGAAACACCTATCACAAAAACGGTTCAAAAACAAATTGCTGGTAAAAAACTAGCAATTGTCCCAATCCTTCGTGCAGGAATCGGGATGGTAGATGGGCTCTTGAGTTTGGTACCGGCTGCCAAAGTTGGGCATATCGGGATGTACCGCGATGAAGAAACCTTGAAGCCAGTTGAATACTTGGTGAAATTGCCAGAAGATATTGATCAACGTCGCATCTTTGTAGTAGATCCAATGCTTGCAACTGGTGGATCAGCTATTCTTGCGATTGATTCTTTGAAAAAACGTGGAGCTAGCCACATCAAGTTTGTCTGCTTGGTGGCAGCACCTGAAGGGGTGAAAGCTCTTCAAGAAGCTCATCCAGATGTTGATATCTTTACAGCAGCCCTCGACGACCACTTGAATGATCATGGCTACATTGTTCCAGGCCTTGGAGATGCTGGGGACCGCTTGTTTGGTACCAAATAA
- a CDS encoding MalY/PatB family protein codes for MGKEQFLTVPNRLGHHTSKWKESEQDPELLPAWIADMDFESLPAVRQAIRDYADQLVYGYTYPSEELYRAVQEWEKTEHGYVFEKEAIVFMEGVVPSISTAIQAFTKEGEAVLINTPVYPPFARSVRLNQRKLVTNSLVEVDGLFQIDFEQLEKDFVEHQVKLYILCNPHNPGGRVWEREVLEKIGRLCQKYGVLLVSDEIHQDLALFGNRHVCFNTVDPSFKDFTLVLSSATKTFNIAGTKNSYAIIENDALRKSFQAQQLRNNQHEISALGFIATEVAYQNGKAWLEDLKEVLEENIDYTVEVLREQTDIGVMKPQGTYLLWLDFSAYGLSEEELHARLHDQAKVILNKGTDFGVEGKQHARLNVAAPKTLVQEIVDRIVTNFPKKG; via the coding sequence ATGGGAAAAGAACAATTTTTGACTGTCCCTAATCGTTTGGGGCATCATACTAGCAAGTGGAAGGAGTCAGAGCAAGATCCAGAACTTCTTCCTGCTTGGATTGCAGATATGGATTTTGAATCCTTGCCTGCGGTTCGACAAGCCATTCGAGATTACGCGGATCAATTAGTCTACGGCTATACCTATCCTAGTGAGGAACTTTACCGAGCTGTTCAAGAATGGGAAAAGACAGAACATGGATATGTGTTTGAGAAGGAAGCGATTGTCTTTATGGAAGGAGTTGTTCCCTCTATTTCAACGGCTATTCAGGCTTTCACCAAGGAAGGCGAGGCTGTTCTCATCAATACGCCAGTTTATCCACCCTTTGCCCGTAGCGTCCGCCTCAATCAACGCAAATTAGTGACCAATTCCTTAGTAGAAGTGGATGGACTCTTCCAAATTGATTTTGAGCAATTGGAAAAAGACTTTGTGGAGCACCAAGTCAAGCTCTACATCCTGTGCAATCCTCATAACCCAGGCGGTCGCGTCTGGGAACGAGAAGTCCTAGAAAAGATTGGTCGCCTTTGTCAAAAATATGGGGTCTTGCTTGTTTCAGATGAAATTCACCAAGACTTGGCGCTATTTGGAAATCGACACGTATGTTTTAATACGGTAGATCCAAGCTTTAAGGATTTCACCCTTGTCTTATCGAGTGCGACCAAAACCTTCAACATCGCAGGGACAAAAAATTCCTATGCCATCATCGAAAATGATGCACTAAGAAAATCCTTCCAAGCTCAGCAGTTGCGAAACAATCAACATGAAATTTCTGCCCTTGGCTTTATAGCCACCGAAGTAGCCTATCAGAATGGAAAGGCTTGGTTAGAGGACTTAAAGGAAGTCTTGGAAGAAAATATCGATTACACTGTAGAAGTTTTGCGTGAGCAGACAGATATTGGTGTAATGAAACCGCAAGGGACCTATCTACTCTGGCTTGATTTTTCTGCCTACGGTTTGTCAGAGGAAGAACTCCATGCTCGACTTCATGACCAGGCCAAGGTCATCCTCAATAAAGGGACAGACTTTGGAGTAGAAGGGAAGCAACATGCCCGTTTGAATGTGGCAGCTCCGAAAACCCTAGTCCAAGAGATTGTCGATCGGATCGTAACAAATTTTCCTAAAAAAGGTTGA
- a CDS encoding branched-chain amino acid ABC transporter permease, translating to MLQQLVNGLILGSVYALLALGYTMVYGIIKLINFAHGDIYMVGAFMGYFLLNSLKVNFFVALLLAMVGTAILGVVIEYLAYRPLRHSTRIAALITAIGVSFLLEYGMVFFVGANTRSFPQVIEIVRYNFGPISISNIQLMILGVSIFLMVALQFIIQKTKMGKAMRAVSVDSDAAQLMGINVNRTISFTFALGSALAGAGGVLIGLYYNSIEPLMGMTPGIKAFVAAVLGGIGIIPGAALGGFVIGLLETFATAIGLSDFRDAIVYAILIVILLIRPAGILGKNVKEKV from the coding sequence ATGCTCCAGCAATTAGTGAACGGTCTAATCTTGGGAAGTGTCTATGCACTCTTAGCCCTTGGTTATACCATGGTGTATGGAATTATCAAATTGATCAACTTTGCCCATGGGGATATCTACATGGTAGGTGCCTTTATGGGATATTTCTTATTGAACTCATTGAAAGTTAACTTCTTTGTAGCCTTGCTTCTGGCGATGGTTGGGACAGCTATTTTAGGGGTTGTGATTGAATACCTGGCTTATCGTCCGCTTCGTCATTCAACTCGGATTGCAGCCTTGATCACAGCCATCGGGGTTTCCTTCTTGCTCGAATATGGGATGGTCTTCTTTGTAGGGGCCAATACCCGTTCCTTCCCGCAAGTCATTGAAATTGTTCGTTACAACTTTGGTCCTATTTCAATCTCCAACATTCAATTGATGATTTTAGGAGTGTCTATTTTCTTGATGGTTGCTCTTCAATTTATTATCCAAAAGACAAAGATGGGGAAAGCCATGCGTGCCGTTTCCGTTGATAGCGATGCTGCTCAATTGATGGGGATTAACGTCAACCGGACCATCAGCTTTACCTTTGCTTTGGGATCAGCCTTAGCGGGTGCTGGTGGTGTCTTGATCGGTTTGTACTACAACTCGATCGAACCTTTGATGGGGATGACACCAGGGATCAAAGCCTTTGTCGCAGCCGTTCTTGGAGGAATCGGAATCATCCCAGGTGCGGCTCTAGGTGGATTTGTCATCGGTTTGTTGGAAACCTTCGCTACAGCGATCGGTCTCTCAGATTTCCGTGATGCCATTGTGTATGCCATCTTGATTGTGATCTTGCTCATCCGTCCTGCAGGTATCCTCGGTAAAAATGTGAAAGAGAAGGTGTAA
- the mgtA gene encoding magnesium-translocating P-type ATPase, whose amino-acid sequence MQTTKERLIAALQDAETKTLATYQSSWSGLTEDQVEENRDSYGENVLTKGQESSIWKRIVESIINPFTVILLLIALVSLVTNVWLAKPGEEDPTTSLIIVVLVLLSGGIRFVQELRSDKAASNLSRMIVNTATVIREGKEAEIPIDEIVVGDLIKLSAGDMIPADVVLLDSRDFFVQQSGLTGESDAVEKVCLKKATSQNLDSLLESESLAFMGTNVISGRATALVLVVGDETMMGAIEQTINTYDEPTSFEREMNTISWLLIRLMMVMVPIVFFFNGLTDGDWLEAGVFALSVGVGLTPEMLPMIITASLAKGSIIMAKEKVVIKKLNAIQDLGAIDILCTDKTGTLTQDEIVLEYPLDIHGELDLSVLRRAYLNSYFQTGLKNLMDRAIISRTEREAKKHEIVRGLDQSFQKIDELPFDFERRRMSVIVKDEQGLVSMVTKGALEEMLAVSRYVEYKDEIIPLTDQVREEVLAEVAQLNEQGLRVLGVSYKSNLEEGYAFEVADEADMILTGYLAFLDPPKPSAAPAINILAEYGVATKILTGDNEKVTQAVCEKVGLDVDRILLGSDIDSLSDPELAQAVETTTVFAKLSPDQKARIILQLKANGHKVGYMGDGINDAPSMKVADVGISVDTAVDIAKETADVILLDKDLMVLEKGLVEGRKVYANMTKYIKMTVSSNFGNIFSLLFASIFLPFLPMAPIHLIVLNLVYDLSCIALPFDRVDKDFLKKPRIWEAKSITRFMAWFGPISSVFDILTFIILYFVIVPMITGYGYVHGADSAGLFIMLFQTGWFIESMWSQTMVIYMLRSPKLPFVQSRPAFAVMATTLLGALLVTFLPYGPLASLLKVAPLNALYFLLLAGILFLYMASVTLVKHYYIGKYKEWL is encoded by the coding sequence ATGCAAACAACAAAAGAAAGACTCATTGCTGCATTACAAGATGCAGAAACAAAAACCTTAGCAACCTATCAATCTAGCTGGTCTGGCTTGACGGAAGACCAAGTAGAGGAGAACCGGGATAGCTATGGAGAAAATGTCCTCACAAAGGGACAGGAAAGCTCTATCTGGAAACGGATTGTTGAATCCATCATTAATCCCTTCACAGTCATCCTGCTTCTCATTGCCCTTGTTTCTCTGGTGACCAATGTTTGGTTAGCCAAACCAGGAGAGGAAGACCCAACGACTTCTCTCATTATTGTCGTTCTCGTTCTCCTCTCTGGAGGGATTCGCTTTGTCCAAGAATTGCGAAGTGACAAGGCTGCTAGTAACCTCTCTCGAATGATTGTCAATACAGCAACGGTGATTCGAGAAGGCAAGGAAGCAGAAATCCCTATCGATGAAATCGTTGTGGGCGACTTGATCAAACTGAGTGCAGGTGATATGATTCCAGCAGATGTGGTCTTACTAGATTCACGAGACTTTTTCGTTCAACAATCCGGCTTGACTGGTGAGAGTGATGCTGTCGAAAAAGTTTGTTTAAAAAAGGCGACTAGCCAAAATCTAGACAGTCTCCTAGAGAGTGAGAGTCTGGCTTTCATGGGGACCAACGTTATCTCAGGTCGAGCAACAGCCTTAGTTTTAGTGGTTGGGGATGAAACCATGATGGGAGCGATTGAACAAACCATCAATACCTACGATGAACCAACCTCTTTTGAACGAGAAATGAACACCATCTCTTGGTTGTTGATTCGACTGATGATGGTGATGGTGCCCATTGTCTTCTTTTTCAATGGCTTGACAGATGGGGACTGGCTAGAAGCGGGCGTCTTTGCCCTCAGTGTGGGGGTAGGCTTGACTCCGGAAATGCTTCCGATGATTATCACTGCTAGCTTGGCCAAGGGCTCCATTATCATGGCCAAAGAAAAAGTGGTCATCAAAAAGCTCAACGCCATCCAAGACCTAGGGGCTATCGATATCCTCTGTACGGATAAGACGGGAACCTTGACTCAAGATGAGATTGTACTCGAATACCCCCTTGATATTCATGGGGAGCTTGATTTGTCCGTCCTTCGTCGGGCCTATCTCAACTCTTACTTCCAAACGGGTCTTAAAAATTTGATGGACCGGGCCATTATCAGTCGGACAGAACGAGAAGCTAAGAAACATGAAATCGTCAGAGGTTTAGATCAAAGCTTCCAAAAGATTGATGAACTGCCTTTTGACTTTGAACGCCGGCGGATGAGTGTCATCGTCAAGGATGAGCAAGGCCTTGTGAGCATGGTCACCAAGGGAGCCTTGGAAGAAATGTTAGCAGTGTCTCGTTATGTAGAATACAAGGATGAGATTATTCCCCTAACAGACCAAGTGCGAGAAGAAGTCTTGGCAGAAGTAGCTCAGCTTAATGAGCAAGGTTTACGCGTGCTAGGTGTCAGCTACAAATCAAACCTTGAGGAAGGCTATGCCTTTGAAGTAGCGGATGAAGCGGATATGATCTTGACGGGCTATCTTGCTTTCTTGGACCCACCAAAACCATCTGCAGCACCAGCCATCAATATCCTTGCTGAATACGGAGTTGCCACGAAAATCCTTACGGGTGACAATGAAAAAGTGACCCAAGCTGTCTGTGAAAAGGTGGGTCTGGATGTGGACCGCATTTTGCTGGGTAGCGATATTGACAGTCTTTCTGATCCAGAGTTGGCCCAGGCAGTCGAAACCACTACCGTCTTTGCAAAATTGTCTCCGGATCAAAAAGCACGCATTATCCTTCAACTCAAAGCAAATGGCCACAAGGTCGGCTATATGGGAGATGGTATCAACGATGCTCCATCCATGAAGGTGGCAGATGTGGGGATCTCGGTTGATACAGCCGTTGATATTGCTAAAGAAACAGCAGATGTTATCCTTCTGGATAAGGACTTGATGGTCCTTGAAAAAGGCTTGGTAGAAGGACGCAAAGTCTATGCCAACATGACCAAGTACATCAAGATGACCGTTTCTTCCAACTTTGGGAATATCTTCTCTCTTCTCTTTGCCAGTATTTTCCTTCCTTTCCTTCCGATGGCCCCTATCCATCTCATCGTTTTGAACTTGGTTTACGACCTTTCCTGTATCGCCTTGCCTTTCGACCGGGTGGATAAGGACTTTTTGAAGAAACCAAGAATCTGGGAAGCAAAATCCATTACCCGCTTTATGGCCTGGTTCGGACCTATTTCCTCTGTCTTTGACATCCTGACCTTTATCATTCTCTACTTTGTTATCGTACCAATGATTACGGGATATGGCTATGTCCATGGTGCAGATAGTGCAGGACTCTTCATTATGCTCTTTCAAACAGGCTGGTTTATCGAGTCCATGTGGTCCCAAACCATGGTAATCTACATGCTTCGTTCTCCAAAATTGCCCTTTGTTCAAAGTCGACCAGCTTTTGCTGTCATGGCAACGACCCTATTGGGCGCGCTCTTGGTTACCTTCTTACCATATGGCCCATTGGCTTCCTTGTTAAAAGTAGCGCCACTGAATGCTCTCTATTTCCTATTACTAGCGGGGATTCTCTTCCTTTATATGGCAAGCGTCACCCTGGTCAAACACTATTATATTGGTAAGTACAAGGAGTGGCTATAA